The Candidatus Paracaedimonas acanthamoebae genome window below encodes:
- a CDS encoding ATP-binding cassette domain-containing protein — protein MTEKEPQSYFLSFYSPLKALIPYIKPHFGSLLKTFIALCGAAFSILAIGPSLRFLIDSGFQTGNLEFLNQAVFILIGLSLVLAFSAYIRLFSTSWLAEKIIADLRKDFFAHLVKLDAHFFDQARLGDIVARLSEDCTLLKTLLSSSGAIVIRGSIQFIGAFILMCFTSLKLTFFSLLIIPIAFLPIGLLGGRLKRKTLEGQNAQGDLIAFSEERLSGVTTIQAFTQEEATIKKFSTLNMTNLNISRESLRIRALLISVVIGCVFVALSSFLSLGGHAVILKNLSPGTFLSFLFYALIAAGSLNEIAEVLGDFQKAAGAMSRLLEILKIPSKLHQALFPLTPQKYIRGHLRLKNICFAYPSRPHIWALENFSFEIQQGEKIALVGPSGAGKSTLFKLLLRFYDPQEGSILIDGHEATAFNLQTLRQTFSLVSQETIIFHDTLYQNIAFARPEATYQEVMQAAEAAYINEFSHVLPDGFNTILGDQGRHLSGGQRQRIAIARGLLKNAPVLLLDEATNALDPQSESLIQQALAHLMKDRTTFVIAHHLTTIQNCDRILVMDKGKLVQEGTHQALIKEKGLYNKLYSKKFNVEKDPYGKTYL, from the coding sequence ATGACCGAAAAAGAACCTCAAAGTTATTTTTTAAGTTTTTATTCTCCCTTAAAAGCACTTATTCCCTATATAAAACCTCATTTTGGTTCTCTTTTAAAAACCTTTATTGCTCTTTGTGGTGCTGCTTTTTCCATTCTTGCGATTGGACCAAGTCTTCGTTTTTTAATCGACAGCGGTTTTCAAACTGGTAATCTAGAATTTCTTAATCAAGCTGTTTTTATCCTTATTGGATTAAGTTTAGTCTTAGCTTTTTCTGCTTATATTCGGCTATTTAGTACATCCTGGCTTGCAGAAAAAATTATTGCTGACTTAAGAAAAGATTTTTTTGCTCATCTTGTGAAACTTGATGCGCATTTTTTTGATCAGGCTCGTTTAGGTGATATTGTTGCACGCCTGAGTGAAGACTGCACTCTTCTTAAAACACTCTTAAGTTCGTCTGGGGCGATCGTCATTAGAGGAAGCATTCAATTTATAGGAGCCTTCATTCTGATGTGCTTCACAAGTCTGAAATTAACGTTTTTTTCCCTTTTAATTATCCCAATTGCTTTCTTACCCATCGGATTGCTGGGAGGCCGTTTAAAACGAAAAACTCTAGAAGGACAAAATGCCCAGGGTGATCTCATCGCGTTCTCAGAAGAACGACTTTCGGGTGTCACAACAATCCAAGCTTTTACCCAAGAAGAAGCTACGATAAAGAAATTTTCCACCTTAAATATGACCAACCTTAACATAAGTCGAGAAAGTCTTCGAATAAGAGCCCTCTTAATTTCTGTGGTAATTGGATGTGTCTTTGTGGCGCTTAGTAGCTTTCTAAGTTTAGGCGGACATGCCGTCATTTTAAAGAATCTAAGCCCCGGAACATTCCTCTCATTTTTATTTTATGCTCTTATTGCTGCGGGTTCTTTAAATGAAATTGCCGAAGTTCTCGGAGATTTTCAAAAAGCTGCTGGTGCCATGAGTCGCCTTCTTGAAATTTTAAAAATACCTTCTAAGCTTCATCAGGCGCTCTTTCCTTTGACGCCTCAGAAATATATCCGAGGTCATCTTCGCCTGAAAAATATTTGCTTTGCTTATCCATCTCGCCCTCATATCTGGGCTCTTGAAAATTTTTCTTTTGAAATCCAGCAAGGAGAAAAAATTGCCCTCGTTGGTCCTTCTGGCGCGGGAAAAAGCACTCTTTTTAAGCTTTTATTACGATTTTATGATCCCCAAGAAGGCTCTATTCTTATCGACGGTCACGAAGCAACTGCCTTCAATCTTCAAACGTTACGACAAACTTTTTCTTTAGTCTCTCAAGAAACAATCATTTTTCATGATACCTTATACCAAAATATTGCTTTTGCTCGCCCTGAAGCTACTTATCAAGAAGTTATGCAAGCAGCTGAAGCTGCTTATATTAATGAATTTTCTCACGTTTTACCTGACGGCTTTAATACGATTTTGGGAGATCAGGGAAGACACCTTTCAGGAGGGCAACGTCAACGCATCGCAATTGCGCGAGGACTTTTGAAAAATGCGCCTGTTCTGCTTTTAGATGAAGCAACGAATGCACTCGACCCGCAAAGCGAATCCCTTATTCAACAAGCGCTTGCGCATCTTATGAAGGATCGTACAACCTTTGTGATCGCTCATCATCTTACAACCATTCAGAATTGTGATAGAATTCTTGTCATGGACAAAGGTAAGCTTGTTCAAGAAGGAACTCATCAAGCCTTAATAAAAGAAAAGGGACTTTATAATAAACTCTACTCTAAGAAATTTAATGTAGAAAAAGATCCGTATGGTAAGACATATCTATAA
- the argS gene encoding arginine--tRNA ligase — MIQPLADKIEQHLQEAFQNLGLEPSLGRVVPSGQTDSHYQCNGAFKGAKIKGCSPVALANDLQEQISALQAFATLSVSGPGFLNIIVHDACLAEYGNRIFEDKRLGIPLKDIKQKVVIDFGGINIAKAMHVGHLRSSIIGESLQRIAHSLGDEVISDIHLGDWGLPIGMLIEEFRILHPEWPYFKEDFNENEMAAPPITIEQLEVLYPQAAERCKEEGARESARKATADLQQGHRGYRALWQHFRQLSVEDIKRQFEPLDIRFDLWLGESSVNDLIPALLHQLTENQMAQESDGATIVEVATDGDKKPMPPLILKTSDGSITYGMTDIATISQREEMFKPQYVLYVVDNRQSLHFEQVFRAAKKAKIAENMSLEHIAFGTLNGTDGKPFKTRSGGVMKLQDLLESAITKAQLRIEEANLGENISPQERDDIAKAVAISAIKFSDLMIPRTSDYIFDLDKFVSFQGKTGPYLLYTAVRIKSLLAKAKEQGLAPGTITIETDKQRDIILNVVQLARILKTSYEERAPHHLCEHAYALAQKFSTFYQTCPILSNKDLNQATSWLTLANLTLLCLEKILFLLGIKIPEKM, encoded by the coding sequence ATGATACAGCCATTAGCAGATAAAATCGAACAGCACCTTCAAGAAGCTTTTCAAAATCTTGGATTAGAGCCCTCTTTAGGACGTGTTGTTCCTTCAGGACAAACGGACTCTCATTATCAATGTAATGGAGCTTTTAAGGGAGCCAAAATAAAAGGATGTTCTCCTGTAGCTTTAGCGAACGACCTCCAAGAGCAGATCTCTGCATTGCAAGCTTTTGCAACTCTTTCTGTGAGCGGCCCGGGTTTCCTCAATATTATTGTTCATGATGCTTGTTTGGCTGAGTATGGAAACCGCATTTTTGAAGATAAGCGGCTAGGCATCCCCTTGAAGGACATCAAGCAGAAAGTCGTTATCGATTTTGGCGGCATTAATATTGCAAAAGCAATGCATGTGGGACATTTAAGATCTTCAATTATTGGTGAATCCTTACAACGCATCGCCCATTCTTTAGGCGATGAAGTCATCAGTGATATTCATTTAGGAGATTGGGGGCTTCCAATAGGAATGCTCATTGAAGAATTTAGGATTTTGCATCCTGAATGGCCTTATTTTAAGGAAGATTTTAACGAAAATGAAATGGCCGCACCGCCCATTACAATTGAGCAACTTGAGGTTTTATATCCTCAGGCGGCAGAGCGTTGTAAAGAAGAAGGGGCTCGTGAGAGCGCGCGGAAGGCAACCGCTGATTTACAACAGGGGCATCGAGGATATCGAGCCTTATGGCAGCATTTTAGGCAACTTTCTGTCGAGGATATTAAAAGACAGTTTGAACCTTTAGATATTCGTTTTGATTTATGGTTGGGTGAGAGTAGTGTGAACGATCTCATCCCAGCTTTACTTCACCAGTTGACAGAAAATCAGATGGCTCAAGAGAGCGACGGTGCCACGATTGTCGAAGTGGCTACTGATGGCGATAAAAAGCCTATGCCACCCCTGATTTTGAAGACTTCAGATGGCAGTATAACGTATGGCATGACGGATATTGCGACGATTTCACAACGAGAGGAGATGTTTAAGCCTCAGTATGTTTTATATGTGGTGGATAATCGTCAAAGTCTTCATTTTGAGCAAGTTTTTCGAGCCGCTAAGAAAGCAAAAATTGCTGAAAATATGAGTTTAGAGCATATTGCTTTTGGAACTCTTAATGGTACAGATGGCAAACCTTTCAAAACGCGCTCTGGCGGTGTCATGAAATTGCAAGACTTATTAGAGTCAGCTATCACAAAAGCTCAACTTCGCATTGAAGAAGCGAATTTGGGAGAAAATATTTCTCCTCAAGAGCGAGATGACATTGCAAAAGCGGTGGCTATTTCAGCTATTAAATTTTCCGATCTTATGATTCCACGGACGTCAGATTATATTTTCGACTTGGATAAATTTGTTAGTTTTCAAGGAAAGACTGGTCCTTATTTATTATATACGGCGGTAAGAATCAAATCTCTATTGGCAAAAGCAAAAGAGCAAGGTTTAGCACCAGGGACAATAACAATTGAAACAGATAAGCAGCGCGACATTATTTTGAACGTTGTTCAATTAGCACGCATCTTAAAAACAAGTTATGAAGAAAGAGCCCCCCATCATTTATGTGAACATGCTTATGCTCTTGCTCAAAAGTTCAGTACTTTTTACCAAACGTGCCCTATCTTAAGTAACAAAGATTTAAACCAAGCAACATCTTGGCTTACACTTGCGAATCTTACCCTCCTTTGCCTTGAGAAAATCTTATTTCTGTTGGGAATTAAGATTCCTGAAAAGATGTAA